The Ictalurus furcatus strain D&B chromosome 5, Billie_1.0, whole genome shotgun sequence genome includes a region encoding these proteins:
- the LOC128608078 gene encoding tumor necrosis factor receptor superfamily member 14-like isoform X1, with translation MRLYDTYVIYSVILKLISVMHCKVCNTAEYEVNEECCPMCCPGHHVLTHCDKNSETVCILCTGSTYTDVPNGLTACLSCTVCYEGNGLRVKNKCLYNSDALCEPLPGHYCIVTHGESCRKARKHSTCLPGQYINQTGTALMDTVCKDCSEKTYSDGSFMLCKPHTNCESLGQITTTQGTPSSDAVCIYMLSNLGLIVGICLSLILLIVILSVLLWRNKKALTCCRNHFY, from the exons ATGCGTTTATATGACACTTATGTCATATATTCAGTAATACTTAAACTCATTAGTGTAATGCACTGCAAAGTATGCAACACTGCTGAGTATGAAGTTAATGAAGAATGCTGTCCAATGTGCTGTCCTG gtcaccatgtgttaacTCACTGCGACAAAAATTCAGAAACAGTGTGTATCCTGTGCACTGGATCAACCTACACCGATGTCCCGAATGGTCTGACAGCATGTCTCAGCTGCACTGTGTGTTATGAAG GTAATGGATTAAGGGTAAAGAATAAGTGTTTATACAATTCAGATGCACTCTGTGAGCCTTTGCCAGGACATTATTGTATAGTAACTCATGGTGAGAGCTGCAGAAAAGCCAGAAAGCACTCCACCTGCCTTCCTGGACAATACATCAACCAGACAG GAACAGCTTTAATGGATACTGTATGTAAGGACTGCTCTGAAAAGACATATTCAGATGGTTCTTTTATGCTCTGCAAACCACATACAAA TTGTGAGTCTTTGGGGCAGATAACAACCACACAGGGAACACCATCGAGTGATGCAGTGTGCATCTATATGCTGTCTAATCTCGGCCTCATCGTTGGGATTTGTTTGTCACTTATATTGTTGATTgtcattttaagtgttttattatggAGGAATAAGAAAGCTTTAACATGCTGTAGAAATCATTTTTACTGA
- the LOC128608078 gene encoding tumor necrosis factor receptor superfamily member 14-like isoform X2, translated as MMPAMRLCDIVCLTLLNLIIVICCKACNTTEYDVDGVCCLMCAPGHRVLKHCGKNSETVCILCTGSTYTDVPNGLTACLSCTVCDEGNGLRVKNKCSYNSDALCEPLPGHYCIVTHGESCRKAREHSTCLPGQYINQTGTALKDTVCKDCSEETYSNGSLMYCEPHTNCESLEQITVTWGTPSSDAVCTHKPSGPHLGLIIGVLLSLILLIVILSVLLCKNTRKFNIL; from the exons ATGATGCCCGCCATGCGATTATGTGACATCGTATGTTTGACATTACTGAATCTCATTATTGTAATATGCTGCAAAGCATGCAACACTACTGAGTATGACGTTGATGGAGTATGCTGTCTGATGTGCGCTCCTG GTCACCGTGTGTTAAAGCACTGCGGCAAAAATTCAGAAACAGTGTGTATCCTGTGCACTGGATCAACCTACACTGATGTCCCGAATGGTCTGACAGCATGTCTCAgctgcactgtgtgtgatgaag GTAATGGATTAAGGGTAAAGAATAAGTGTTCATACAATTCAGATGCACTCTGTGAGCCTTTGCCAGGACATTATTGTATAGTAACTCATGGTGAGAGCTGCAGAAAAGCCAGAGAGCACTCCACCTGCCTTCCTGGACAATACATCAACCAGACAG GAACAGCTTTAAAGGATACTGTATGTAAGGACTGCTCTGAAGAGACATATTCAAATGGTTCTTTAATGTATTGTGAACCACATACAAA TTGTGAGTCTTTGGAGCAGATAACAGTCACATGGGGAACACCATCGAGTGATGCAGTGTGTACCCATAAACCATCTGGGCCTCATCTGGGCCTCATCATTGGGGTTTTGTTGTCACTGATATTGTTGATTGttatcttaagtgttttattatgtaaaaatacTAGAAAATTCAACATACTATAG